One genomic window of Euzebya rosea includes the following:
- a CDS encoding nucleoside deaminase yields MNETDLTHLRRCIELAAEAAAAGDQPYGSVLVSGEGVVVAERRNTVVTTGDVTAHPELALASWASRNLDPAERAAATMYTSGEHCTMCAAAHVKAGIGRLVYVLSAPMIAQVEGHGGPTVDIRVHDVVDAADVAVEVEGPCPELAADATALFGTC; encoded by the coding sequence ATGAACGAGACCGATCTCACGCATCTCCGCCGCTGCATCGAGCTGGCCGCCGAGGCCGCCGCTGCCGGTGACCAGCCGTACGGGTCGGTGCTGGTGTCCGGAGAGGGTGTCGTGGTGGCCGAGCGCCGGAACACGGTCGTGACGACCGGCGACGTGACCGCCCATCCCGAGCTCGCGCTGGCCTCGTGGGCCTCGCGCAACCTCGATCCCGCCGAGCGGGCTGCCGCAACGATGTACACGAGCGGGGAGCACTGCACGATGTGCGCCGCCGCCCACGTCAAGGCCGGGATCGGCCGGCTGGTCTACGTGCTGTCCGCGCCGATGATCGCCCAGGTCGAGGGCCACGGCGGCCCGACCGTGGACATCCGCGTGCACGACGTCGTCGACGCCGCCGACGTCGCCGTCGAGGTCGAGGGCCCCTGTCCCGAGCTGGCCGCCGACGCGACGGCGCTCTTCGGAACCTGCTGA